The segment TGTTTGAACACCTTCATTAACACAGATTTAACTGTGAAACAACTGCAGGAATGTCTTTTGTAAAACTCACTGACTTGCAAATATACACTTGACATCTGTCTACACTCTCATTTATTGGTTCAGAGGTTACAGCTGCTGAGTCGAGTGTGACACCTAGTGGGAACGTTTGATGCAGGTGCAGAAAAACTAACGCCACAGAAGTTTGGAGTTTGACTCTGGTCCAAAACAAAGTCTCTACATCTGTTTGCCAAAATATCCAATATGTTATCATGTATTACATTACTGCTTGATTTCATGCAActaaaatgaaatagaaaacTCTCTGAACCACTGTTGGCTGACATGGGACCAAATATACTTTTTCGTAAATATCTGCATGGATCCTAAGTGagtttataaaaaagaaaataaaactggtTATAACATACAGCCACCACACTGATGCGTTGTGGGTATTCATCAACCTTTTGCTGAACAAGGGGATATTTGTGGTGACTGCTTAAATgaccatcatcttcctcttccacttcGGGATCTGTTCTTGCCATGTGAGCTCCAACATTCTGTTGATgtagaggaaatgtattttattccACACGACGTGAGAAAAAACAGACAAGTATAGAAACTGGAGCTGTCAGAAGGGGGAACTTATGTGAAACACAGATGCTCACATGTCTGGTTGGACAAAAGTTCCATTCGCCTCCAGGAAGGTTGGCCTTCATTCCCTCGAGTTGGATCATCTGACAGGCAGCCAGTCTGAGTCTGACCTGCTTCATGCCTTCCCTGGACTGGAAATACATGGAAACAAagcagtcaaagactgcaatGTCCCACAACTTATCCTGACctactagctttgaccatagatcaaaagctagtgcataggtggatcaaagcactagctttgatctacggtcttacactggccttctcccttgtctttctatctttttcggttcctgagtgcacaaaagttgaaatttgaccatgacctaattttctcaaggtcaagatcatcatctcattttcatcccctttgccgcctgagtaatgcgctttttgtttcatctttctatctgcaacagttgcaaagatatttggtggactaacaaacagACTAACGAACTGTTGGGAATTTCTATTTAACCATGGAAATAACCacgataaataaataaatgaaaagatagatagatagatagatagatagatagatagatagatagatagatagatagatagatagatagatagatagatagatagattaggcattaatgaataaatatgggGTAAAAaccaggggggaaaaaagaaacactgacatcacaggatatacaagacatacactacactaacagacacatgtagcattaacaggacatatactaaactataactaaaatataaacagtataaaattaaaatataaacagtataaaaataaattccattcaaccacgtgctgaccttgCCACTAAAACGCCACCAaaacgcatctgcttacacagaCAAAGATGGCAAAACACATAGTCCTTGTCTACCACATAGTTTTCtaaacacagacatacagagCATGCATAACACACAGATAACCGATACACAAGAGGCTAAGTCAGGTGGCTGGTGAGCTCATAAGTTCTCAAGCAGAACTTATGAGTTCTCAGAGAGAACTTATGGCAGACACCATGGCAGACACCATCAAGATCATGGTCAGTGAACATTCTGATGAGCTCATCCTTCAAGGAGAGTCTAACCCAAACACCATAAAGATCGCGGTAAATGAACGTTCAAGGATCTTttccagaggtttgttgctgtgTCTGTGGGAGAGCCCAGAGCTGTATCCTCACAaacttgtaaactgctgaacttcttcagtaaaccttTTTGAAATACCAGTTGTCTCATCATTAaagatacacctctcaaccgagctaatgaaccaaagaggattttgttcagagcaaaaccctaacaggacgaacacacgaacactgacaattacaatacatcaccgctttgaagcgggatgtaaaataTTATCTTCCAGATTCATCACAGTCACACTTTCATGTACTCTTGTTATTCATCACTCCCGCATTGAGGACATATTGTCATTCTGAAAATGAGTGTGTCTGGGTCAGTGAGTTTGAttttccacaatataaacaaGATCAAGACAAATACAGAATCTTTGAGGATGATACTATTTGTGATTTAAAGCTTGAAAAAAATAAGCCAGTATTGGCCAACAACAGTCAATAACGTCAGAGAACTCCAAAGAAGACATGTGCAGAGTTGGACATTTTGAAGACACTGATCTTTCATATTTGGCTATATATTCAACGACATGTGACGAGTAAAAGCCCCAGGCTGCAGCTAGCAGGCTCCTCTCCCTTCAAAACTTTGAATCTGTAATTCACCCAAAAGCCTGAACATGGCCTCCGATCAAAACTTTGGACTATTCTTTGCGATATTATTTCCTGTCATAATGGTCAGctccatttcaaaataaagcctTGCACTGAATGCCAAATGTTAGATAATACCTGTACTGGttaaaatctgtaaaataaaaccaaatctCACAAACAATACTtttcacacatgtacacacatcaaactcaaatatatatataacataatattatatattaaccTTCTTACCTCAGGAGAGGCTGTGTGTTGTGAAGCACCTGAAGACATCAGCCTCTCACCACCAGACTCTGCTTGATTTGGTTGGAGTGGAATCCAGCTGTCAGGTTTCATCTGTAcagttatacacacacacagttttgttCTTAGTACATCAGTCAGGCAGTAGCAACAGCAGAACGGTCATCTATGCTTCACAATGACTGAGTGGAATGCAAACAATCAGTCAATTCATTGATTAGATGGTGAAAGATTATATAGAACCAGTTTTAATTGGACAACTGTTATTCCAATAAAAactatgaaaagtaaaacattaGCAACACTTAACCTAGGACACCCCACTCAACTCTTGACCCCTATGACGTTAGTACTCTCCCACTAATGCTTCACCATTAGTTGCTGTCTCATCTTGTTGACTTGAGCTTGGTGTGTCACACGACGGCGAACCTCATCTTGAAATCGCTCAAGgttctcttcattttctttcctctttattGCTTGGATCTCCTCAGTTAATGAAGCAAGAATCTAAATTAAGACAAGGAAAGAAGGATTAGAGCAAGTTAGAGTTAGTCAGACCTCCATCTGCACTGAAATTTGCTGTATAACACAGTAGATCAAACGGATTTGCAATCCTGCAAATGCAGAATGTAACTTATACACACAGTTGTATACATAGATGCATTTctttgtgtgtatatacacagacatacagtacatacacacatctATTCATATAaccatgtatatacacacatgcaatcTCCGAAATTACTTTCATAAATAGATACAGTGCGCctcggttaatgcgttccaggaattctgcgatatagcgacaaactatgcATCTTAttgattacagtaatttaaatgtttatgagccctccccatactaatatgaAACCACTTCCTATCTGTATTAccgtttcccacactcttatcgactgtttaaagcactttggtgtctcacggaagtccgagactcacggaacggagcgcacttccagatgctgggCTTGCCCTAGCCACTCGcaacttcgccataggcgaagtaaattccagattggctacaaggtttttaaactgtgtagccacagtggcgttctgatttttacggaaaaaaggctaaaacttaaaactttgtcgCTCGGTAGCGGCGCtcactatttccgctagcgagcggctttcgctatttccgctagcgagcggcgctagtgcCGCTATGTCCGcctgccgacggaaatagccgaagtgacccgaacgctcctgatcattaaatatgcacttgggtcatgacccctcgtccaatgaaaaacaaaatattgtttttttacaagctgaacctgcaaatttgtgtacaacaaggcgagggcgatcgatcaaaagaatccagtgttttatagtagagtttgtgttgaagtcctcattaataaacaaatggtgaatgctgagaggggataggagtggtgacagacctatcagaaggtaaatgaaagatattatcaatacttgtttgtagtcttagacttttgatacctatgaccggcaggactaaccagcgatgcatgtaaatatgtattcacctcgcttgctatttttcatgcctttttaaattgaaatgaaaaatgatgttgaattaaataaaataaactatggcataccaatggttttggtggtggtcaaagttaaaatgtcttctagtctaagtaaaacttacaagtaaacattgagtaatattttgtatgactgtatcttcacatagtgaatgcaagttttcaattgttgaatctcacattcatacctgcataaagtaggacagaaataaagatagttcagcttgaactgttgactttagtgtatttttgtaggtaaactgaacagaagattttgccctcagaatgcaggaaaacaaccccattttcaaaaaaatttcccaggggaggcccccaggaccccacccccccgcgatgagcgttggtcgtccgcccgtgcgccactgtcttggacacagtgtggctttttgtggctttctcaattcttttacactgagccacagtggcttagtcatactcgctcctagtgcaagccaaGATATGTTAATTTGTCAGAACTTACACATCAGAAGCGCTATCTTCTCTGCATGCTTTGGTGGATGAGACATTTTGACTGCAACATTTGAATGTGAAAAAAGGAAACGCAAACACACCATCTCCACTCAGATATTACTGGGGATGTTTTCACAGTTCTTTCCCATAAAATATTCATCTATCCATGACGAGTAGGCGTTTTCTCTGTGCTTTCAACCATTAAAGCTGAACTTGAATGGCTATCGGAAGAAAAAGCTCTAATCTTGAGTCAATGGCTGCACAGCAATGCCCCCCCCAGTGGGGGGAGGGCTCCATAAGTCCAGCTCTTCATGCCCGTGATTAGGACACACTCTCTGTTTGACTTGGCTTTAGCTTTGGCTCTGCTTCTTTGAAGGATGCTGATTACTTGGATGGGCTGGACAGCTAGAGGAAGTCCaagggatgaggaggaaggcGGGGCACTCTAGAACTGCAGCTTAGCATTGCTATCTCCTTCATCTCGGTGCTGTACATGAATCACTTAGAATGcgggtatcacgtgactgtctaccaaaaatccgcgatgatgtgaagtcgcgagcattgatgcgcgaatgcgcactGTACATTTCACATATAATTTGTTATATTAGGGAGGAACCCTTGttagacagggttagatggagacaacagATTCGCTGTGGCGCCCCCCCATGGgcaaagccgaaaggaaaagagccTTGTTAGTCACCTCCATGTTTGGTTATTACATGACAATGTGAAAAGAGACAAAGATATTTCGCGTTTATGACTTACATTCGTGTCTGGGGATTAAACCAAGTCAAAATCAAGAAGAAAAGGTGCATGTAAACCAAACCCAAGCTTCCTTCACCAGAAGCCGACCAACAGCCAAGCTTACGCACGGTAGTTAAAAGGAGTTAGCTGCCAAACTTACACACGGGTGGTCCAAGAAATGTTGTCCACCCTCCACCCAGGCTCCCACGGCAACCACAGCCAGGTTCCTCCCGGCCAACACATCGACAGCTCTACAGGCCATGTGCCCTTTTCTCCGGCCGCCTAGCTCAGTATGCCGGCCCCTTGACGACGGTCCCAGAGCGTTAGCACTCATCGGTACGACAGCTTAGGTTAATTCAGGATGATGCAAGTTCACTACCGGAGTGACCACCTTAACTGTTATTGGATTAAAGTTAATTACACAGTTTTATGGAAAGATACATTAATATACTTTGGAAAGTTTACAAGTTTCACGACAACAAGAAAAGAGTCGCTACTCAGAATTACGTAAAGAAAGATTTGAGTTTCGCTCGATCGCTTACTTCTTCCTTGGTATGATAGATTCTCGCTGTGTTGCTGCCCCCACGTGGGCAGGAGGCGAATTTGTGAAAATTCATGTCAGAAACAGCGTAAACTAACCCAGctgtccccaaccttttttgcgccacggaccggttacATCTAAGACAATATCTCCACGGAcaggccttcatttgctcgataatcgttaatgacgccaggacagctgtagtctaataataaatcatccgcagtggttttatgtgaaatgcagacatcaacagataataaccttttttttcataaagtgataatcaacatctctgtaaacgaaataattgtaagaaataattatattaaaaagtcgattcaagtgactgcactgattaTCTTAATTTTGAAATATGGCGATTTACAAttagtgcattcaacgtaggagaaatacagatcatttccaataaaagggtgaacaattcaatcaaataataataattacaatgatgAGGATTAGTGAATGGGGACTGCTGATCTAgacagattttattgttttaaccaccattttaatgtttttaagaaCTGTTCCATATTGCCATCTGGTTTTACAGATCACATGGACATTGGTGTAAACAGCCTTTAAAGTTGAGCTGTGTGcgtcgtggagtgatggatgagagacgttaACACaagtttaccaggactggaggcagtgccgagcgagttacacccccacaatatgtggtggattgcggatgcctggactaacgtatctgcttcgacttttgtccgatgttttgcaaaagccggcatcatcaaagggcggcagtggctcagtggtaaagcgggcagcagagtgggtcgtcctatgatttcaagatcggcggttcgattcccgctgcCGTTCAAAAAAACGTGGTTCCATCCGGTGGGAGAGATCAACCCAGCCAGCAGAGGGCCCAATGCAGCACCTACAGGAAaaacatcaggacacacacattattagGACACACGACCTGATAATGTGTGTACACATTATCAGGACGCACACCATCTGAATGGGAGAAGCCCGATCTGCTGGGTCTGGACAGAGCAGCTGTGACACCTTCACAACAACCTGCCATTCACCCTCCTCTGACCTGTTTTCAGTCGAACTGATCAGGTTTATTCTGGTCTACAAAGCTTCAGGTTCAGGTtgtcaaattattttacagcatctgtatgtttttatttattgagttTCTCATTGTTGACAGAACAGGCTCTACCATCAGACTGACAAACCTGTTCTACACCAGGTTCTTCTTAACATTAGAGCTTGTTGCAGTAGTGTTGCAAGCTCCATGTTAgggtaaacaaaacaacatgctaaaggggggcagcagtggctcagtggtagagggggcggtagagcaggttgtccaatgttctgacATCAGCGCttcaattcccgctcctgcccaaaaagaaaacacccaaaagtgagctgacagtgggaggtgtcagctcacttctggagcactgccaaggcgcccttgagcaaggtgccatcccctttacaagttgctcatttaaggcgcaccaagatggagctgcctgccactctacctccctttaatgcctacaggcccctctgtgtatgtgtgtgctacaggggcctgtacacactgcaTAATGCAGAATATacatatgcatgcgtttgaatcattagctagagtgtgcgttcttaatttcccttcgaggatcaaaacattatattaaataaaaaattaagttaaattaccggacagccacccggaaaccatacggtcagcgatagtgaaattgccaaactattcaatgcagaccgaagatgaggacttcgaaagatttagcac is part of the Antennarius striatus isolate MH-2024 chromosome 13, ASM4005453v1, whole genome shotgun sequence genome and harbors:
- the ccdc15 gene encoding caldesmon isoform X3 codes for the protein MSANALGPSSRGRHTELGGRRKGHMACRAVDVLAGRNLAVVAVGAWVEGGQHFLDHPCILASLTEEIQAIKRKENEENLERFQDEVRRRVTHQAQVNKMRQQLMMKPDSWIPLQPNQAESGGERLMSSGASQHTASPESREGMKQVRLRLAACQMIQLEGMKANLPGGEWNFCPTRHNVGAHMARTDPEVEEEDDGHLSSHHKYPLVQQKVDEYPQRISVVAFSSPVLQESDKSQPEPGLQPNVSIPRILWPLSDPEEAKKQHQSQFLMHRRRHMNIEREQVKENRKHRKHLQRSARIKAEKEQLRLREERRLERVHHLTEARQRLEERDMLILEKLKLEEEEEKVAELQLKKNEHEGKEATSCYESA
- the ccdc15 gene encoding caldesmon isoform X1; translation: MSANALGPSSRGRHTELGGRRKGHMACRAVDVLAGRNLAVVAVGAWVEGGQHFLDHPCILASLTEEIQAIKRKENEENLERFQDEVRRRVTHQAQVNKMRQQLMMKPDSWIPLQPNQAESGGERLMSSGASQHTASPESREGMKQVRLRLAACQMIQLEGMKANLPGGEWNFCPTRHNVGAHMARTDPEVEEEDDGHLSSHHKYPLVQQKVDEYPQRISVVAFSSPVLQESDKSQPEPGLQPNVSIPRILWPLSDPEEAKKQHQSQFLMHRRRHMNIEREQVKENRKHRKHLQRSARIKAEKEQLRLREERRLERVHHLTEARQRLEERDMLILEKLKLEEEEEKVAELQLKKNEHEGKEATRFVEALRAQVKERLSQEKLELPPLCYCASSFWDSHPDTCANNCVFHNNPKEYAKALHSTMMSLDLQ
- the ccdc15 gene encoding coiled-coil domain-containing protein 15 isoform X2; this translates as MSANALGPSSRGRHTELGGRRKGHMACRAVDVLAGRNLAVVAVGAWVEGGQHFLDHPCILASLTEEIQAIKRKENEENLERFQDEVRRRVTHQAQVNKMRQQLMMKPDSWIPLQPNQAESGGERLMSSGASQHTASPESREGMKQVRLRLAACQMIQLEGMKANLPGGEWNFCPTRHNVGAHMARTDPEVEEEDDGHLSSHHKYPLVQQKFSSPVLQESDKSQPEPGLQPNVSIPRILWPLSDPEEAKKQHQSQFLMHRRRHMNIEREQVKENRKHRKHLQRSARIKAEKEQLRLREERRLERVHHLTEARQRLEERDMLILEKLKLEEEEEKVAELQLKKNEHEGKEATRFVEALRAQVKERLSQEKLELPPLCYCASSFWDSHPDTCANNCVFHNNPKEYAKALHSTMMSLDLQ